A single region of the Populus nigra chromosome 2, ddPopNigr1.1, whole genome shotgun sequence genome encodes:
- the LOC133681638 gene encoding putative ripening-related protein 1, which yields MKVFSMKNSVLLLIVLLLTYSLDIEAQQCRPSGQIRGRKPPPNQCNQENDSDCCEDGKYYTTYKCSPQVTSHTKAFLTLNSFEAGGDGGGPSECDKQYHSDDTPVIALSTGWFNHKSRCHNNITITANGRSVAAMVVDECDSTMGCDEVHDYQPPCDNNIVDASKAVWKALGVPEDNWGWLEITWTDHACKPSGKIRGKKPPPKKCNKENDSVCCAEGELYSTFNCSPPVTHHTKAYLTLNSFEKNGDGGGPSECDKKFHSDDIPIVALSTGWFHKKGRCLNNITISGNGRKVKAMVVDECDSMRGCDEAHDYQPPCDNNIVDASKAVWVALGVPSDDWGGLDITWSDA from the exons ATGAAGGTTTTTAGCATGAAGAATTCTGTTCTTCTCCTAATCGTTCTCCTTTTAACATACTCTTTAGACATTGAAGCTCAGCAATGCCGTCCAAGTGGCCAAATTAGGGGCAGGAAGCCACCTCCCAACCAATGCAACCAAGAAAATGATTCAGATTGTTGTGAAGACGGCAAGTACTACACAACTTATAAATGTTCACCACAGGTGACTAGCCACACCAAAGCCTTCCTCACTCTGAACAGTTTTGAGGCaggtggtgatggtggtggtccATCAGAATGTGACAAGCAGTACCATTCTGATGATACACCAGTTATTGCATTATCAACTGGATGGTTTAATCATAAGAGTAGGTGCCATAACAACATCACCATAACAGCAAACGGACGCAGTGTTGCAGCCATGGTTGTCGACGAGTGCGACTCGACTATGGGATGTGATGAAGTCCATGATTATCAGCCGCCATGTGATAACAACATTGTTGATGCTTCAAAGGCGGTGTGGAAAGCTTTGGGCGTGCCGGAAGATAATTGGGGTTGGCTTGAAATTACATGGACTGATCAT GCTTGCAAGCCTAGTGGCAAAATTAGAGGCAAAAAACCACCTCCAAAAAAATGCAACAAAGAGAACGACTCTGTTTGCTGCGCCGAAGGCGAGCTTTACTCAACCTTCAATTGTTCACCACCAGTCACTCATCATACCAAGGCATATCTCACTCTCAACAGCTTCGAGAAGAATGGAGATGGCGGAGGTCCATCTGAATGTGACAAAAAATTCCATTCTGATGACATACCAATTGTGGCACTCTCGACCGGTTGGTTTCACAAGAAAGGTAGGTGTCTCAACAACATCACCATTAGCGGTAACGGACGCAAAGTGAAGGCCATGGTGGTGGATGAGTGTGACTCCATGAGAGGTTGCGATGAAGCCCATGATTATCAACCTCCATGTGATAACAACATTGTTGATGCTTCAAAGGCTGTCTGGGTAGCCTTGGGTGTGCCTAGTGATGACTGGGGTGGTTTAGATATTACCTGGTCTGATGCTTGA
- the LOC133681799 gene encoding multiple C2 domain and transmembrane region protein 5-like has protein sequence MNNLKLGVEVVGAHDLMPKDGQGSANTFVELRFDHQKFRTAIKDKDLSPVWNESFYFNISDPNKLSNLSLEAIVYHHNRENSSQSILGKVRLTGTSFVPYSDAVVLHYPLEKQGILSRVKGELGLKVFVTDGPSIRSSNPLPAMESSPFSDSRATQTQASEQQIPNVAQKMFSDNKSESRQTFHHLPNPSQSQKQQHVPPAATQPPMDYGIHEMKSEPQAPRVVRMFSGSSAQPVDYALKETSPFLGGGQIVGGRVIRGDRPSSSYDLVEQMKYLFVRVVKAHDLPTMDVTGSLDPYVEVKVGNYKGITKHFEKNKNPEWNEVFAFAGDRLQSSVLEVMVKDKDLVKDDFVGIVRFDRNEVPTRVPPDSPLAPEWYRLEDKKGEKVKGELMLAVWYGTQADEAFPDAWHSDAISPDSSSFISTLIRSKVYHSPRLWYVRVKVIEAQDLVVSDKNRFPDAYVKVQIGNQVLKTKMAQSRTMNPVWNEELMFVAAEPFDDHLILVVEDRTGPNKDESIGKVVIPLKTVEKRADDHIIRSRWFGLERSVSAAMDEHQVKKDKFSSRLHLQVVLDGGYHVLDESTHYSSDLRPTAKQLWKPSIGVLELGVLNAEGLHPMKTREGKGTSDTYCVAKYGQKWIRTRTIINSLSPKYNEQYTWEVFDTATVLIVGVFDNNQHGGSNDNKDTKIGKVRIRLSTLETGRVYTHSYPLLVLHPSGVKKMGELHLAIRFSNTSFTNMVFQYSRPLLPKMHYVRPLTVMQQEMLRHQAVNVVAARLGRSEPPLRKEVIEYISDADSHLWSMRRSKANLFRLMSVFSGLFSVGKWFGEVCMWKNPITTVLVQILFVMLLYFPELILPTAFLYMFLIGVWNYRFRPRYPPHMNTRISHADAVNPDELDEEFDTFPSRQSPEIVRFRYDRLRSVAGRIQTVVGDVATQGERVQALLSWRDPRATTIFLIFCLVVAIVLYATPFQVLALLGGFYFMRHPRFRHKTPSAPINFFRRLPARTDSML, from the coding sequence ATGAATAATCTCAAGCTGGGAGTGGAGGTAGTGGGCGCCCATGACCTTATGCCCAAAGATGGGCAGGGCTCAGCCAATACTTTTGTTGAGCTTCGTTTTGACCATCAGAAATTTCGTACTGCTATTAAAGACAAAGATCTCAGTCCTGTTTGGAATGAAAGCTTCTACTTCAACATCTCTGATCCAAACAAACTTTCTAACCTCAGTCTCGAGGCCATTGTCTACCACCATAACAGAGAGAACAGCTCCCAATCCATCCTTGGAAAAGTTCGTCTCACTGGGACATCTTTTGTACCCTACTCGGATGCTGTTGTTTTGCACTACCCACTTGAAAAACAAGGCATTTTATCTCGTGTCAAAGGAGAGCTTGGTTTGAAAGTATTTGTTACGGATGGTCCTTCTATAAGATCCTCAAACCCACTCCCTGCTATGGAATCTTCTCCGTTTTCAGACTCTCGTGCTACCCAAACTCAAGCTTCAGAACAGCAGATTCCAAATGTGGCCCAAAAAATGTTTTCTGACAACAAATCTGAGTCAAGACAAACATTTCATCACCTTCCAAACCCTAGTCAGTCACAGAAACAGCAGCATGTTCCACCTGCAGCAACTCAGCCACCAATGGATTATGGGATTCATGAGATGAAATCTGAACCTCAGGCTCCAAGAGTTGTTCGCATGTTCTCAGGCTCGTCAGCACAACCTGTCGATTACGCACTTAAAGAGACTAGTCCTTTTCTTGGAGGGGGGCAAATAGTCGGAGGGCGAGTCATACGTGGAGATAGACCTTCCAGCAGCTATGATCTTGTTGAACAGATGAAGTACCTTTTTGTGCGAGTTGTGAAGGCTCATGACCTTCCTACCATGGATGTGACTGGGAGCCTTGATCCATATGTTGAAGTAAAAGTTGGGAATTATAAAGGAATCACAAAACACTTTGAGAAGAACAAAAACCCTGAGTGGAATGAGGTGTTCGCCTTTGCAGGTGATAGATTGCAGTCATCTGTATTGGAAGTCATGGTCAAGGATAAGGATCTGGTTAAGGATGACTTTGTTGGGATTGTAAGGTTTGACAGGAATGAGGTTCCTACTAGGGTTCCACCTGATAGTCCATTGGCTCCAGAATGGTATCGGCTTGAAGACAAGAAAGGAGAGAAAGTGAAAGGGGAACTGATGCTTGCTGTCTGGTATGGTACTCAAGCTGATGAGGCATTCCCTGATGCTTGGCACTCAGATGCAATTTCTCCTGATAGTTCTTCCTTCATCTCTACACTTATCCGCTCTAAAGTATATCATTCTCCAAGACTGTGGTATGTCCGTGTTAAGGTGATTGAGGCTCAAGACCTAGTGGTATCTGACAAGAATCGTTTTCCAGATGCTTATGTTAAGGTACAGATTGGTAACCAGGTTTTGAAGACAAAGATGGCTCAGAGTCGGACAATGAATCCAGTGTGGAATGAGGAGCTAATGTTTGTTGCTGCTGAACCCTTTGATGATCATCTGATCCTTGTGGTTGAAGACCGCACTGGGCCCAACAAAGATGAGAGCATAGGGAAGGTTGTTATACCATTGAAAACTGTTGAGAAGCGTGCTGATGATCACATTATTCGTAGTCGGTGGTTCGGCCTTGAAAGGTCTGTGTCAGCTGCCATGGATGAGCATCAGGTGAAGAAGGATAAGTTTTCTAGTAGACTCCATCTGCAAGTTGTGCTTGATGGAGGGTACCATGTGCTTGATGAGTCAACTCACTACAGCAGTGATCTTCGACCAACAGCAAAGCAGCTTTGGAAGCCATCAATAGGTGTTTTGGAGCTTGGGGTTTTAAATGCTGAAGGGCTCCACCCAATGAAAACAAGAGAGGGGAAGGGTACCTCAGATACATACTGTGTGGCAAAGTATGGTCAGAAATGGATTCGGACTCGAACCATAATCAACAGCCTCAGCCCAAAATACAACGAGCAGTACACATGGGAGGTTTTTGATACTGCAACAGTTCTCATTGTAGGGGTTTTCGATAACAACCAGCATGGTGGTTCCAATGATAATAAAGACACAAAAATTGGCAAGGTTCGGATTCGACTCTCTACCCTTGAAACTGGTCGTGTTTATACACATTCATACCCGCTACTAGTCCTTCACCCTTCTGGTGTCAAGAAGATGGGTGAGTTACATCTAGCCATAAGATTCTCCAACACATCATTCACAAACATGGTGTTTCAATACTCACGACCACTTTTGCCAAAGATGCACTATGTAAGGCCATTGACTGTAATGCAGCAGGAGATGCTACGTCATCAGGCTGTCAATGTAGTAGCAGCTCGTCTTGGTCGGTCTGAACCTCCTCTTAGGAAAGAAGTCATAGAATACATATCTGATGCAGACTCGCATCTTTGGAGCATGAGGCGCAGCAAGGCAAACCTCTTCAGGCTGATGTCAGTTTTCTCGGGATTGTTTTCTGTAGGAAAATGGTTCGGTGAAGTTTGCATGTGGAAGAATCCCATCACTACAGTTCTAGTACAAATCCTCTTTGTTATGCTTCTCTATTTTCCAGAACTGATTTTGCCAACTGCGTTTCTATACATGTTTCTGATAGGGGTTTGGAATTATCGTTTCCGACCACGTTACCCTCCCCACATGAACACAAGAATTTCTCATGCAGATGCAGTGAATCCTGATGAGCTTGATGAGGAATTCGACACATTTCCATCAAGACAGAGTCCAGAGATAGTTCGTTTTAGGTATGATCGACTAAGGAGTGTGGCTGGGAGGATCCAGACTGTTGTGGGTGATGTGGCTACCCAAGGAGAGCGGGTTCAAGCACTACTAAGCTGGAGGGATCCTCGCGCCACAACTATCTTCTTGATTTTCTGTCTAGTGGTTGCCATAGTGTTGTATGCAACACCTTTTCAGGTGCTTGCTCTTCTTGGGGGGTTTTACTTTATGAGGCATCCTAGGTTTCGTCACAAGACTCCATCAGCACCAATTAATTTCTTCCGTCGTCTGCCGGCGAGGACAGATAGTATGTTGTGA